In Bacteriovorax stolpii, a single genomic region encodes these proteins:
- a CDS encoding class I SAM-dependent rRNA methyltransferase — protein MPKGLRPGEWVIIEDQQAKKNYIAYINPYAESFYKIKILKEDVQKKVNVKTDEETLAKEIIVDHLQTAFRKREFFLDYNHGARLVYGMNDALPGIIVDKYQKYIFAQINTAGMDRFRDLIKAEIVKHYPDQKVLFFDNPEYRKAEVLPIHEPEKISEDLDVLENSLKYKITQQVMQKIGYYYDHRENRSKLANLLKRTSFAKKTGLDLFSYVGSWGLHMLSAGVEHVEFVDQGNMEEVTINHLKMNGFEGRGKFTRSDVFKFIDASVTAGKKYDVIVSDPPAFTKSEKNKITALQGYEKLHLKTMKLLNDEAVMVVASCTHHVNYEELDKTVQDAAIKNSQKVHLLDLGAQGFDHPFSGFNDKSFYIKYLVYFVSRG, from the coding sequence ATGCCAAAAGGTCTACGTCCAGGTGAGTGGGTGATCATTGAAGATCAACAAGCCAAAAAAAATTATATCGCATACATCAATCCGTATGCTGAGAGTTTTTATAAAATAAAAATTCTAAAAGAAGATGTTCAGAAAAAAGTGAACGTGAAAACGGATGAAGAGACTCTGGCCAAAGAAATCATCGTTGACCATTTGCAGACTGCTTTTAGAAAAAGAGAATTTTTTCTCGACTATAATCATGGCGCAAGGCTTGTTTATGGAATGAATGATGCCCTTCCGGGTATCATTGTGGATAAGTATCAAAAATATATTTTTGCTCAAATCAATACTGCGGGAATGGATAGATTTCGCGATTTAATTAAGGCCGAAATTGTAAAACACTACCCAGATCAAAAAGTCCTTTTCTTTGATAACCCTGAGTATCGCAAAGCCGAAGTTCTACCGATTCATGAACCAGAAAAAATCAGTGAAGACCTGGATGTTTTAGAAAATAGTCTGAAGTATAAAATCACTCAACAGGTGATGCAGAAAATTGGTTACTACTACGACCACCGTGAAAACAGAAGCAAACTGGCAAATCTTTTAAAGCGTACATCATTTGCTAAAAAAACAGGCCTTGATTTATTTTCTTATGTGGGAAGTTGGGGACTGCATATGCTTTCAGCTGGTGTTGAACACGTTGAATTCGTCGATCAAGGAAATATGGAAGAAGTCACAATTAATCATTTAAAGATGAATGGTTTTGAAGGGCGAGGGAAATTCACACGTTCAGATGTTTTTAAATTTATTGATGCTTCTGTTACAGCAGGGAAGAAATACGATGTCATTGTTAGTGACCCTCCAGCATTCACGAAGTCAGAAAAAAATAAAATCACAGCATTGCAGGGATATGAAAAGCTTCACTTAAAGACGATGAAGCTTCTTAATGATGAAGCTGTAATGGTTGTAGCTTCTTGCACTCATCATGTGAACTATGAAGAATTGGATAAGACAGTTCAGGATGCAGCCATTAAGAACTCACAAAAGGTTCACCTGCTGGATTTAGGAGCGCAAGGCTTCGATCACCCATTCAGTGGATTTAACGATAAAAGTTTTTATATTAAATATTTAGTTTATTTTGTTAGTAGAGGGTAA